The Streptomyces rimosus genomic interval CGATCCCGCGCTGCGCGGTACGGCTCCCACCACCGCGTTCGTGCTGATGCTGGCGGGCGCGCTGTCGGTCACGGCGGTTCCGGTGCTCGCGGGGGTCCTCCAGGACCGCGGGATGCTGCACACCCGTACCGGACGGCTGGCGATGGCCGCCGCGGTGACCATGGACGCGGTCAACTGGGCCCTGCTGGCGGTGGCCGTCGGCCTGGCCACCGGCGGCGGACAGGCCACCCCGGCCCTGGTGTTCACGGCCGGGCTGCTGCTGGCCCGGGGCCTGCGCCGGCTCGGTGAGCTGCCCGCCGCCCGCGCCCTGGCGCACCGGGCGCGGCCCGCGCTCCCCACCGCGCTGGTGGCGCTGACGACGGTGGCGGCGGCGCTGCTCACCGCCGGTCTGGGCCTGACCGATGTGCTGGGCGCCGTCCTGGTCGCGCTGGCCCTGCCCGCCGACGGCGGCACCGGCCCCTGGACGCGGGCCGCCCGTACCGTCGGGCAGTGGGGCCGGACCGTACTGCCGCTGCTGTTCGTGCTGACCGGCGCGGGCCTCGGCGGCGGCCCTGCCGGGATCTTCTCCTGGCAGGCGACGATCCTGGCCGTCGCCCTGGCCCTGGCCGGCAAGCTCGTCGGCTCCTACCTCGGCGCCCGGGCCGGCGGCCAGGACACCCGGACCAGCATGCGGCTCGCGGCGCTGCTCAACACCCGCGGCCTGACGGAGATCACCTTCCTCCAGATCGGCTACCAGGCGGGCATCCTGACGCCCGCCCTCTACCTCGCACTCGTCGTCATGGCACTCGTCACGACGGCGCTGGCCGGCCCGCTTCTGTGGGCCGTCGGCCGCGGTGCCCCGGGGCGCACCCCGGAGGCCGCGGACCACTCCCTCCACCCAGTCGAGCGGTGAGTCACGTGGAACTCGTCACCCCCATCAGCCAGGTCAGCACCCCCACCGGATTCCGCGACTTCATGGCGGGCTTCCCCAGCGGGGTCGCCGTCGTCACGGCCACCGACGCCCAGGGCAGGCCCTGGGGCATGACCTGCTCCTCCCTGTGCAGCGTCACCCTGGACCCGCCCACGCTGCTGGTCGGCATGCGCCTGGAGAGCCCCACCCTGCGCGCGGTCATGCTCAGCGGCTCCTTCGCCGTGAACCTGCTGCACCACAAGGGGCAGGCGACGGCCGAGCTGTTCGCCTCCGGCGCGCCGGACCGCTTCGAGACCACGCCGTGGCACACCCCCGAGGAGGCCGCGGGACCGCATCTGTCCCGCGACGCCCACGCGGTGGCCGACTGCCGGGTCCGCCAGTCCGTGCGCGTCGGCGGACAGCGGATGGTCTTCGGCGAGGTCCTGCGGATCAGCGGGCCCACCGACGAGCCCCCGCTGCTGTACGGAAACCGCCGGTTCGGCGTCTGGCCGGCCGGCTGACCCCCTCCGCGCCCCCCCGCGCGGCCCTCCAGCAACAGGAGACACCTCCCTCATGAGCGCAACCACGCGCACCCGCACCCCCGGACCACGTCACTACCTGATGTGCCGCCCCACCCACTTCGACGTCACCTACGCCATCAACCCGTGGATGGACCCGGCCAAGCCGGTCGACACCGGGCTGGCGGTGGCCCAGTGGGAGAGCCTGCGCGACCTCTACCTCTCCCTCGGCCACACCGTGGAGTTCATCGAGCCGGTGCCCGGCCTGCCCGACATGGTCTACGCCGCGAACGGCGCGACCGTCGTCGACGGCAAGGTCCTCGGCGCCCGCTTCCGCAACGCCGAGCGCGCCGCGGAAGGCCCCGCCTACCTGGACTGGTTCCGTGACCGGGGCTTCGAGGTGCACGACCCGGCGCACATCAACGAGGGCGAGGGCGACTTCCTCGTCACCGGGCGGTACGTCCTGGCCGGCCACGGCTTCCGCAGCTCCCGCGACGGGCACGCCGAGGCGCAGGAGTTCTTCGGCCGTCCGGTCATCGGCCTGGAGCTGACCGACCCCGCGTACTACCACCTGGACACCGCGCTCGCCGTCCTGGACGACGACGAAGTCATGTACAACCCGGCCGCGTTCGCCCCGGGCAGCCGCGCGGTGCTGGAGCGGCTCTTCCCCGGCGCCGTGCTCGCCACGCCGCGCGACGCCGCCGTGTTCGGCCTCAACGCGGTCAGCGACGGCTACCACGTGGTGCTGCCCGAGGCGGCCACCGGGCTGGCCGGGCAGCTGCGCGCCCGGGGCTTCCACCCGATCGGGGCGGGCCTGACCGAACTGCTCAAGGGCGGCGGCAGCGTCAAGTGCTGCACGCTCGAACTGCGCGGTCCGCGCTGACCTTCCGCCCCGTACCCGCCCCGAGAACCGCAGTGGAGGAGAGATGACGACGATCCTGACCGGCGCGGACCGAGCCCCGGGCACCGCCGACCGCGGAATCCAGCGCCCCGGCGGGATGCCGGTGGACAAGTACCCGCCGTACGAGGCGGTCGGGCTGCCCGACCGGACCTGGCCGGGGCGCCGCGCCGAGCGGGCGCCGCTGTGGTGCAGCGTGGACCTGCGCGACGGCAACCAGGCGCTGACCGACCCGATGGACCCCGACCGCAAGATGCGGATGTTCCGCCTGCTGGTGGCGATGGGGTTCAAGGAGATCGAGGTGGGCTACCCGACCGCCTCCCGCGACGACCACGACTTCCTGCGCCGGCTCATCGAGACCGACGCCATTCCCGAGGACGTGGTCATCCAGGTGATGACGCCGATCCGCGGCGACTTCATCGAGCGGACCGTCAAGGCGCTGGAGGGGGCCCGGCGGGCGGTGCTCCAGGTCTTCAACCCCACCTCGGCGATCCAGCGCCGGGTGGTGTTCCGCACGGACCGCCGGCAGACCCTCGGCCTGGCCCTGGAGGGCGCCGAACAGGCCCTCAAGCTCCAGGAGTCGATACCGGGCACGGACATCTTCCTCCAGTACGCGCCGGAGTCCTACACCCACACCGAGCCGGACTTCGCGCTGGAGATCCTCAACTCCGTCCTGGACTTCTGGGCGCCGCGGGCCCGGCACACCCTGCGGGTCAACCTGCCCGCCACGGTGGAGTGCTTCCCGCCGCAGGAGTTCGCGGACCGGATCGAGTACACCCACCGCAACCTGGCGCACCGCGAGCGCACCATCCTCGGCGTGCACCCGCACAACGACCGGGGCAGCGGGGTGGCGGCGGCGGAGCTGGCGGTGCTGGCCGGTGCCGACCGGGTCGAGGGCACCCTGTTCGGCAACGGCGAGCGCTCGGGCAACGTCTGCCTGGTCACGCTGGCCATGAACCTCTTCTCGCAGGGCATCGACCCGATGCTGGACCTCTCCGACATCGACGGCATCCGGCGGGCGGCCGAGCACTGCACCCAGCTGCCGGTGGGCGCCCGCCACCCGTGGGCCGGGGACTTCGTCTACACCTCGTTCGCCGGTACGCACCAGGACGCCAT includes:
- the ddaH gene encoding dimethylargininase, with protein sequence MSATTRTRTPGPRHYLMCRPTHFDVTYAINPWMDPAKPVDTGLAVAQWESLRDLYLSLGHTVEFIEPVPGLPDMVYAANGATVVDGKVLGARFRNAERAAEGPAYLDWFRDRGFEVHDPAHINEGEGDFLVTGRYVLAGHGFRSSRDGHAEAQEFFGRPVIGLELTDPAYYHLDTALAVLDDDEVMYNPAAFAPGSRAVLERLFPGAVLATPRDAAVFGLNAVSDGYHVVLPEAATGLAGQLRARGFHPIGAGLTELLKGGGSVKCCTLELRGPR
- a CDS encoding flavin reductase family protein, which codes for MSHVELVTPISQVSTPTGFRDFMAGFPSGVAVVTATDAQGRPWGMTCSSLCSVTLDPPTLLVGMRLESPTLRAVMLSGSFAVNLLHHKGQATAELFASGAPDRFETTPWHTPEEAAGPHLSRDAHAVADCRVRQSVRVGGQRMVFGEVLRISGPTDEPPLLYGNRRFGVWPAG
- a CDS encoding cation:proton antiporter, translated to MEALTYVPAVVLVASVAPAVWLGRRAARLLGQPAIVGEIMACLLLGAVLAGRFGWGGEATDGLPVLEKAGHLALALFVVGAVQEIRAGAGKLGGRVVAWTAAGSALLPMACGTLLAVWILLGGDPALRGTAPTTAFVLMLAGALSVTAVPVLAGVLQDRGMLHTRTGRLAMAAAVTMDAVNWALLAVAVGLATGGGQATPALVFTAGLLLARGLRRLGELPAARALAHRARPALPTALVALTTVAAALLTAGLGLTDVLGAVLVALALPADGGTGPWTRAARTVGQWGRTVLPLLFVLTGAGLGGGPAGIFSWQATILAVALALAGKLVGSYLGARAGGQDTRTSMRLAALLNTRGLTEITFLQIGYQAGILTPALYLALVVMALVTTALAGPLLWAVGRGAPGRTPEAADHSLHPVER
- a CDS encoding 2-isopropylmalate synthase, which codes for MTTILTGADRAPGTADRGIQRPGGMPVDKYPPYEAVGLPDRTWPGRRAERAPLWCSVDLRDGNQALTDPMDPDRKMRMFRLLVAMGFKEIEVGYPTASRDDHDFLRRLIETDAIPEDVVIQVMTPIRGDFIERTVKALEGARRAVLQVFNPTSAIQRRVVFRTDRRQTLGLALEGAEQALKLQESIPGTDIFLQYAPESYTHTEPDFALEILNSVLDFWAPRARHTLRVNLPATVECFPPQEFADRIEYTHRNLAHRERTILGVHPHNDRGSGVAAAELAVLAGADRVEGTLFGNGERSGNVCLVTLAMNLFSQGIDPMLDLSDIDGIRRAAEHCTQLPVGARHPWAGDFVYTSFAGTHQDAIAKGLRAREESGERVWDVPYLPIDPRDIGRGYQALIRINTQSGKGGIAHLLRSGYGIELPRRLQIDFAAVMQRVCEDAGGEVTGDELWRHFEERYVRPGQESEPGPSVADTGGWEAVGQRALEAAGLDGYVHSLDVTRAGAPLSAMTAFCELVADSRSYWGVGIADTEDAAAARAARAAGAAVRRALAGDDEDGVR